The DNA window GCCGCGCTGCGCAACGAAACCGGGCCCGCGGTGGCATCGGTGCGGCCGTGGTCGTCCGATCCGGTGCTGTTCGCACGCCCGGTCGGCAGCGGCACGAGGGTCGCGGGCGTGGTGCTCCTGCGCGCCTCGGTCGCCAGCGCCGCGGCCGACGTCGCCACCTGGTGGTCGGCGATCGGCGCGGGCGCGCTGCTCGCCGCGATGGTGTTCGTGGTCCTCGCCGTGCTGCTCGCCCGCTGGATCCTGCGGCCGCTGCACGAACTGGAAGGCGGGGTGCGCGCGGTCAGCGAAGGCAAGCACGCCGAGCTGCCCGCGACCGCGGGGCCGCGCGAGCTGCGGTCGCTGACCACGGCGTTCAACCGCATGTCCGACGCCGTGGTCGCGGCGTCGGAACAGCAGCGCAGGCTGGTCGCCGACGCCTCCCATCAGCTCCGCAACCCGATGGCGGCGCTGCGCCTGCGGATGGACTCGCTCGCCCCGTCCGTCGCCGAGCGGGGCCAGGCCGGGTACCACGCCGCCGTCACCGAAGTGGACCGCCTGGAGTCCCTTTTGGACGGTCTGCTGACGCTCGCGATCGCGGACAGCACGGCGACCAGGCTCGCCGCCGGTGACCACGCCGAGGAACCGAGCGCGCTCGAAACCGTTGTCGCGGAACGGATCGACGCCTGGCTCCCCGCCGCCGAACGAGCGAAGACCCGGCTCGCCGCCGAACCGGGACCCGCCGCGCTGGTCCGCTGCCCCGAATCGGAGCTCGCGCAGATCCTGGACGTGCTCCTGGACAACGCCATCGCGTACGCGGGCGAGGGCGCCGAGATCCACGTGCGGTGGACGGCCGACGACGGCACCGCGACCCTGACCGTCGCCGACACCGGCCCCGGCCTGACCGACGAGGAGATTTCCCTTGCCACCCAACGGTTCTGGCGCGCGCGACGGGAAGGGGCGCCGCGCGGCACCGGGCTCGGCCTGACCATCGCGCACCGCCAGGTCGGTTCCCGGGGCGGCGCGCTGGAACTGCGCCGCGCCGATCCGCACGGGCTCGCCGCCGTCGTCACGCTCCCTCTGGCACCGGGGGGATGATCATGAGCGTCCAGCGGAGAACGGCACTGCTCGGCGGGCTCGCCGCCGTGCTGGCGGGCTGCGCGCCGACCCGGTACCGCGGGCCGGACCGCGCGCTCACCATCGCCGCGGGCGAAAGCGGCGGCTTCTACCTCGCGTTCGCCGAAGTGCTCGCGAAACAGGTCAACGAAGCCGAACCGCGCCTGCGCTGCACCGCCGTGCCCACCGAAGCCAGCGTCGCGAACGTCACGCGCGTGCTCGACGGCACCGCCGATCTCGGCATGGCCCTCGGCGACATCGGGCAGGCCGCCGTGCTCGGGGAACCGCCCTACCCCGCCGCGGCACCACTGCGCGCGCTCGGCCGCGTCTACGAAAACTACCTGCAACTCGTGGTCCGCGCCGACGACGGGATCAGCACCCTCGCCGAACTCGCCGGCCGCCGCGTGTCACTGGGCGCGGCGGGCGCCGGGGCCGCGGTCGCCGGGCAACGGCTGCTCGCCGCAGCCGGGGTCGCGGTCGCGACCGAACGGCTGCTGTTCGCCGAAGCGACCGCCGCGCTGCGGGACCACCGGATCGACGCGCTGTTCTGGTCGGGCGGCGTGCCGACGCCCGCGCTCGCCGAACTCGCGAAAACGGTCCCGCTCGCGCTGCTCCCCCTCGACAGCGCGCTCCCCGCGCTCCGCGCGCGGTACGGCCCCGTCTACGAACCCGTGCGGGTGCCCGCCGGGGCGTACACCGGGGTGCGCGAGCTGACCACGATCGGGGTGCCGAACCTGATCGTCGCGGGACCCGGCCTGCCGGACGACATCGCCGCCGCGGTCGCCGAGGTCCTGGTCAACCGGGCCGCGGACCTGGTGCCCGCGCAGGCCGTCGGCACCCAGTTCCTCGACGTGCGGACGCTGATCGGCACCGGCGCGGTCCCCCTGCACCCCGGCGCCGCCCGCGCCTACCGCGAGTTGCACGGTTGACCCCGGCTAGGGTGAAGCGGAACGGGAAAGGGGAACGATGACCGGGAAGCCGATCGCCGAACTGCCGCTGCGCGTCCGCTACCACGAATGCGACGGCCAGGGCATCGTGTTCAACGCGCACTACCTCGCTTACGCGGACATGGCCTCGTTCGAGATGATCAAGACCGCGGTCGGGTCGTACGACAAGATGCGCGAAGACGGCTTCGACGTCGTGGTCGCCGAGGCGAACCTCCGCTACCTGGCCGCCAGCCGCTTCGACGACGAACTCGTCGTGACCGCCCGCGTGGAGCACGTCGGCACCACGTCGCTGCTCATCGAGTTCGAGATCACCCGCGACGGCGAAACGGTCGTCGTGGTGAAGACCCGGTACGTGTTCGTCGACACCGCGACGCTGAAACCGGCCCGTCCGCCCGCGGAGATCCGGGACGCCTTCGTCGCGTACGCGCCGCCGAGGGACTGATGTTCAGGATCCTGTTCCACAGCCCGGAAATCCCGCAGAACACCGGGAACGCGATCCGGCTCGCCGCGAACACCGGCAGCGAGCTGCACCTCGTCGAACCGCTCGGGTTTTCCCTCGACGCCAAGCACTTGCGGCGCGCCGGGCTCGATTACCACGACCTCGCGCCGGTCACCGTGCACGCCGATCTCGACGCCGCCTGGCTGGCGCTGCTGCCGTCGAACGTCTACGCGTTCAGCACGACCGCGACCCGCCACTACTCCGACGTCGCCTACCGGCCCGGTGACGTGCTGCTGTTCGGGCAGGAGTCCGTCGGCCTGCCGCGCGCGGTGCAGCACGCGGCGGAGGTCACCGACCGCCTGCTCCTGCCGATGGCACCGGGTTCGCGGTCGCTCAACCTGGCCAACGCCGCGTCGATCGCGGTCTACGAAGCCTGGCGCCAGCACGGTTTCCGGGTCTGACGGGCCCGGGTGGGGGCGGCGCGCCCCCACCCGGTCGCGGTCAGAAGTCGCGGCTGAGCGGCACGAACTGACCCCGGCCGCTGGTGATCGACTGGTCCTTACCGGTGCCCGGCTCCGCGTCTTCGCGGCCGTCCACTGCGTGCGCCTGGACGCCGGTGGACACCTGCGCGGGCGCCGCCGAGGCGGCCCCGGCCGTGGTCGCGATGATTCCGGCTGCCGCGATGGCGCACGCGGTGGCGCCCACGATCCTGGCGACCGCGGTCTTCCGGTTGTTCAGCACATTCGTCGTCGGCACAGCGATGACCCTCCCAGTTGTGAAGTGCTCGCCCAGCGCGGTTGCCGCGCCGAACCGGCCGCACCGGACGCGCGGCCGGAAAAGATCATTTCGGACGTATTCGGCACGCACAAGCAACCGTCGCACCGATCGGCGCCGGTGAAAGGATCGTGAAATCGGAGGTGCCCGCGGACCCGGAAATCCTTACGGCGCACCGCGGCGTCAGGGCAGGCGCTGGCCGAGGAAGAGCGAGCACCCGGCCGCGATCATCAGCGCCAGCGTGCCCAGCACGATCCACGGCTTGCTCGCGTCGGCGTCCTTGAGCTCGTACCCGATCTGCTCGCCGAGATCGGCGTAGACCTTCTTCAGCTCGTCCGCCGACGCCGCCTTGTAGAACTCGCCGCCCGACAGCCTCGCGACCTCCTGCAGCGTGTCGTCGGAGACCTCGACCGGCTGCTCCTTGCCTTCGATCTCCACCGAACCGTGCGAAGTGCCGAACGAGATGCTCGAAATCGGGACGTTCGCCTTCTTCGCCGCCTGCGCCGCGGTGTACGAACCGCGCGGCGCGTACTCGTCGTCGGGGACCGTCTGCTTCCCGTCGCTCATCAGCACGATGCGCGCGGGCGGCGGGCCCTCCGCACCGCCGACGACCGAGGAGAACCCTTCGATCGACTGCAACGCCGCGTAGATCCCCTCCCCGGTCGCGGTCGACTGCGCGAGCTTGAGGTTGTCGATGGACTTGACCACGCTCTGCCGTTCCGTGGTCGGCGCCACCAGCACCGTCGCCGTGCCCGCGAAGGAGATCAGGCCGAGGTTGACCCCGGGGGTGAGCCCCTGCGCGAACGACTTCGCCGCCTCCTGCGCCGCCTTCAACCGGTTCGGCGCCACGTCGGTCGCCTCCATCGACAGCGACACGTCGATCACGAGCATCACCGTCGCGCGGTTGCGCGGCACCTTCTGCTCCGCGGTCGGCCCCGCGAGCGCCACGGTGAGCAGCAGCAGCGACACCGTGATCAGCGCGGCGGGCACGTGCCGCACCCAGCCCTGCGACTTCGGGGCCACCTTCTCGAGCAGTTCGAGATTGGAGAACCGCAGTGTGCGGCGACGGCGCGCGCGCTGCGCGAGCACGTACCCGGCGACCACCGCGCCGACCGCCAGCAGCAGCAGAAACCACCACGGGGAAGCGAATCCGCTCAGGCTCATGGCTCCTCCGCTGGGACGAACACGTCGTCGCGGCTCACGACACGGCTCCCGACCACCGCTTCTTGCGCGCCACCACGAACCGCACGGTGTCGGCGATCCAGTCCGAATCCGTGCGCAGCACCAGATGGGCGGCGCCGACCCGCCGGATCCCGGCCGCCACCTCGTCGCGGTGCGCCTGCGCGGCGGCCGCGAACTCCTTGCGCAGCAACGGAGACGCGTACACCTCGCGCTGGCGCCCCGTTTCCGGGTCGGCCAGCACCACGGTGCCGACGTCGGGGAGTTCGACGTCGCGCGGGTCCACGACCTCGACCGCGATCAGATCGTGCCGCGCCGAAAGCGCGCGCAGCGGCCGCTGCCATTCCGGATCGCCGAGGAAGTCCGAAATGATCACCGCGAGCCCTCGCCGCCTCGGCGGCCTCCGCAACTGTTCGATCGCGGCACCGAGATCCCCGCGGGTGCCCTCGGCCGCCCTCGGTGTCTGGGCGATCTTGCGCACCAGCGCGCGGGCGTGCGCGAGCCCACCGCGAGCGGGCACCCGGGCGGTTTCCCCGCCGGTGGCGATCAACGCGCCGAGCCGGTTGCCGCCGCCACCGGTGAGATGCGCGATCGCGGCCGCGGCGCACACCACGAGATCGCGCTTCTCGCACAGCGCGGTGCCGAAGTCCAGGCTCGCGGAGAGGTCGGCGACGAGCCAGGTCTCCAGCTCGCGATCGGCCACCGTCTCCCTGATGTGCGGCACGGTGGTGCGCGCGGTGACCGCCCAGTCCATCCGCCGCACGTCGTCACCGGGCTGGTACGGCCTGGCCTCCCCCGGCTCCGAGCCGGGGCCCGGCACCAGGCCGAGGTGGTTGCCCTGCAGCAGGCCGTCGAGCCTGCGGCGGACCTCCAGTTCGAGCGTGCGGAGCCCGGCCTCGAGCCGTTCGCCCC is part of the Amycolatopsis sp. CA-230715 genome and encodes:
- a CDS encoding TAXI family TRAP transporter solute-binding subunit, whose translation is MSVQRRTALLGGLAAVLAGCAPTRYRGPDRALTIAAGESGGFYLAFAEVLAKQVNEAEPRLRCTAVPTEASVANVTRVLDGTADLGMALGDIGQAAVLGEPPYPAAAPLRALGRVYENYLQLVVRADDGISTLAELAGRRVSLGAAGAGAAVAGQRLLAAAGVAVATERLLFAEATAALRDHRIDALFWSGGVPTPALAELAKTVPLALLPLDSALPALRARYGPVYEPVRVPAGAYTGVRELTTIGVPNLIVAGPGLPDDIAAAVAEVLVNRAADLVPAQAVGTQFLDVRTLIGTGAVPLHPGAARAYRELHG
- a CDS encoding sensor histidine kinase, which gives rise to MRTRLLVVLVAVVLAAVAGFAFPLLGTTAEQRTQRLVIARNADVDRFVVLAQQASDSADAAALSAEAHRYAEVYSEGVLVIDARRRVLAEAGGLSLTQPDVSARAEAALRNETGPAVASVRPWSSDPVLFARPVGSGTRVAGVVLLRASVASAAADVATWWSAIGAGALLAAMVFVVLAVLLARWILRPLHELEGGVRAVSEGKHAELPATAGPRELRSLTTAFNRMSDAVVAASEQQRRLVADASHQLRNPMAALRLRMDSLAPSVAERGQAGYHAAVTEVDRLESLLDGLLTLAIADSTATRLAAGDHAEEPSALETVVAERIDAWLPAAERAKTRLAAEPGPAALVRCPESELAQILDVLLDNAIAYAGEGAEIHVRWTADDGTATLTVADTGPGLTDEEISLATQRFWRARREGAPRGTGLGLTIAHRQVGSRGGALELRRADPHGLAAVVTLPLAPGG
- a CDS encoding acyl-CoA thioesterase gives rise to the protein MTGKPIAELPLRVRYHECDGQGIVFNAHYLAYADMASFEMIKTAVGSYDKMREDGFDVVVAEANLRYLAASRFDDELVVTARVEHVGTTSLLIEFEITRDGETVVVVKTRYVFVDTATLKPARPPAEIRDAFVAYAPPRD
- a CDS encoding DUF58 domain-containing protein; protein product: MTNAEEAAGGRPAWAPPVLRGERLEAGLRTLELEVRRRLDGLLQGNHLGLVPGPGSEPGEARPYQPGDDVRRMDWAVTARTTVPHIRETVADRELETWLVADLSASLDFGTALCEKRDLVVCAAAAIAHLTGGGGNRLGALIATGGETARVPARGGLAHARALVRKIAQTPRAAEGTRGDLGAAIEQLRRPPRRRGLAVIISDFLGDPEWQRPLRALSARHDLIAVEVVDPRDVELPDVGTVVLADPETGRQREVYASPLLRKEFAAAAQAHRDEVAAGIRRVGAAHLVLRTDSDWIADTVRFVVARKKRWSGAVS
- a CDS encoding tRNA (cytidine(34)-2'-O)-methyltransferase; this translates as MFRILFHSPEIPQNTGNAIRLAANTGSELHLVEPLGFSLDAKHLRRAGLDYHDLAPVTVHADLDAAWLALLPSNVYAFSTTATRHYSDVAYRPGDVLLFGQESVGLPRAVQHAAEVTDRLLLPMAPGSRSLNLANAASIAVYEAWRQHGFRV
- a CDS encoding VWA domain-containing protein, which gives rise to MSLSGFASPWWFLLLLAVGAVVAGYVLAQRARRRRTLRFSNLELLEKVAPKSQGWVRHVPAALITVSLLLLTVALAGPTAEQKVPRNRATVMLVIDVSLSMEATDVAPNRLKAAQEAAKSFAQGLTPGVNLGLISFAGTATVLVAPTTERQSVVKSIDNLKLAQSTATGEGIYAALQSIEGFSSVVGGAEGPPPARIVLMSDGKQTVPDDEYAPRGSYTAAQAAKKANVPISSISFGTSHGSVEIEGKEQPVEVSDDTLQEVARLSGGEFYKAASADELKKVYADLGEQIGYELKDADASKPWIVLGTLALMIAAGCSLFLGQRLP